In one window of Henckelia pumila isolate YLH828 chromosome 1, ASM3356847v2, whole genome shotgun sequence DNA:
- the LOC140875621 gene encoding uncharacterized protein — protein MPSSNHNQPEPFRSLGNTETSWCRAVGGGTGITVLALQLAKHINQSSHSLQITLLNLLNSHPLLHFKLHYNPTTNHFSFLKSANPQIPLQFHDLPSTSKLLLALSTPNNSHISPLHLILEHELNSNTWSHPSSFPCTGVDLVFGTVYALSHVKSVIVLKFHVAICDRTTAVSFLRELMVLAKEVEGGGETQKRTKIEGEGDMGIESLVPSGLAKKTMWAHGIDMLGYSVNSLRLSNLKFKNTKLPRFSEVIRLKINTHYTAKILTGCKSRGIKLCGALAAAGLMAGHSTKLDSDHKLKKKYGVVTLTDCRTILDPSLSTQHFGFYHSAILNTHTMKGTENFWDLAQRCFMDFEEYKKCNRHFSDMADLNFLMCKAIENPSLTASSSLRTSLISVFEDPVMDGSNQMQQDLGVEDYIGCGSVHGVGPSIAFFDTIRDGELDCACVYPAPLHSREQMSELVDRMKKIMIDGGDSDL, from the exons ATGCCCAGCTCCAACCACAACCAACCGGAACCCTTTCGGTCTCTGGGCAACACAGAAACCAGCTGGTGCCGTGCCGTCGGTGGCGGCACAGGCATCACCGTTCTTGCTCTTCAACTCGCCAAACATATCAACCAATCTTCCCATTCTCTTCAAATCACACTCCTAAATCTCCTCAATTCTCACCCACTCCTCCACTTCAAACTCCACTACAATCCCACCACCAATCACTTCTCCTTCCTCAAATCCGCCAACCCTCAAATCCCTCTCCAATTTCACGACCTCCCCTCCACTTCCAAGCTCCTCCTCGCTCTTTCCACCCCCAATAACTCCCACATTTCTCCACTTCACTTGATCTTGGAACACGAACTCAACAGCAACACCTGGTCCCACCCCTCTTCCTTCCCATGCACTGGCGTCGATCTCGTCTTCGGTACCGTTTACGCCTTGTCCCACGTCAAATCTGTTATCGTGCTCAAGTTCCACGTCGCCATATGTGACCGGACCACCGCCGTCTCCTTTCTCAGGGAGTTGATGGTGCTGGCGAAGGAGGTTGAGGGCGGCGGAGAGACCCAGAAGCGAACAAAGATTGAAGGCGAGGGGGATATGGGAATCGAAAGCCTGGTTCCAAGTGGGTTGGCCAAGAAGACCATGTGGGCTCATGGGATTGATATGTTGGGTTATTCTGTTAATTCCTTAAGGCTCTCCAATCTCAAGTTCAAAAATACTAAATTGCCCAGGTTTTCTGAGGTCATCAGACTCAAAATCAACACACATTATACTGCCAAGATTCTTACT GGCTGCAAATCTAGAGGGATTAAGCTGTGCGGAGCTCTGGCAGCCGCTGGACTAATGGCCGGACATTCGACCAAACTCGACTCCGATCATAAGCTGAAGAAGAAATACGGAGTGGTGACCCTAACAGATTGCCGCACCATTCTTGATCCTTCTCTTTCCACCCAGCATTTCG GATTCTACCACTCTGCAATCCTCAACACACACACAATGAAAGGAACCGAAAACTTCTGGGATTTGGCTCAAAGATGTTTCATGGATTTCGAGGAGTACAAGAAATGCAACCGGCACTTCTCAGACATGGCAGATTTGAACTTCCTCATGTGTAAAGCCATCGAAAACCCGAGCCTGACCGCTTCTTCTTCGCTTAGGACTTCACTCATATCTGTGTTTGAGGATCCTGTGATGGACGGTTCCAACCAAATGCAGCAAGATCTTGGCGTGGAGGATTACATTGGGTGCGGTTCTGTCCATGGCGTCGGCCCTTCTATAGCTTTCTTCGATACCATTCGGGACGGAGAGTTGGATTGTGCGTGCGTGTATCCTGCTCCGTTGCACTCCAGGGAACAGATGAGTGAGCTTGTTGATCGCATGAAGAAGATCATGATAGATGGGGGAGATTCAGATTTATGA